Proteins from a genomic interval of Paenibacillus sp. FSL R5-0623:
- a CDS encoding response regulator: MFRILITDDEPMIRMGLAKMIKQAGLFDCEIRQAAHGEEALQVVETFRPHILFTDIRMPTMDGIELCRRLSEQGSTMRIIVVSGYSDFEYARACMDYGVKRYLLKPVGRQELHELLLKLLASEEDKPTVSLVPVRELNDWAMRLEEAIWELRQSDVTELLAAWSNRYPAYALMPEQTAELFQELLELIVARMNARGNGSMSTSSKMIVSASSEECFEALGNEIQTLMNRIKEKRSGKRKHPVEEAKAYLEKHLRREVSLDEIAAKLGLNPSYFSQLFKQTTGQTFIQYRIRSKMELAKRMLEQPGNRITDISYEVGYADHPHFTKTFKKITGLTPSEYRSKLGIE; the protein is encoded by the coding sequence ATGTTCAGAATCTTGATTACGGACGATGAACCGATGATTCGGATGGGTCTGGCGAAGATGATCAAGCAAGCGGGGCTGTTCGACTGTGAGATACGACAGGCAGCGCATGGGGAAGAGGCCCTTCAGGTGGTAGAGACCTTTCGGCCACACATCCTGTTTACGGATATCCGCATGCCAACGATGGATGGTATTGAGTTGTGCCGACGTTTATCCGAGCAAGGCAGTACGATGCGCATTATTGTAGTCTCCGGTTATTCAGACTTTGAATATGCAAGAGCCTGTATGGATTATGGGGTAAAACGATATCTGCTCAAGCCAGTGGGACGACAGGAGCTTCATGAACTGCTGCTCAAATTGCTGGCATCCGAAGAGGATAAACCTACGGTATCCCTTGTACCCGTGAGGGAGCTGAATGATTGGGCCATGCGTCTGGAAGAGGCTATATGGGAGTTAAGGCAATCCGATGTGACGGAGCTGCTCGCAGCATGGTCGAATCGTTATCCGGCATATGCCCTGATGCCTGAGCAGACAGCGGAGCTTTTTCAGGAATTGTTGGAATTGATTGTGGCCCGCATGAATGCACGGGGAAACGGATCGATGAGTACGTCCAGTAAGATGATTGTAAGCGCTTCCTCTGAGGAATGCTTCGAGGCTCTGGGCAACGAAATCCAGACGTTGATGAATAGAATCAAGGAAAAGCGCAGTGGCAAGCGCAAGCATCCAGTGGAAGAAGCAAAAGCCTATCTGGAGAAGCACTTGCGCCGTGAAGTTTCACTGGACGAGATTGCTGCCAAGCTTGGACTGAACCCGTCCTACTTCAGCCAACTGTTTAAACAGACGACCGGTCAGACCTTTATCCAATACCGAATACGCAGCAAAATGGAACTGGCCAAACGCATGCTGGAACAGCCGGGCAACCGCATTACGGATATATCCTACGAAGTGGGGTATGCGGATCATCCCCATTTTACCAAGACATTCAAGAAAATTACCGGACTGACCCCGTCCGAATATCGCAGTAAGTTGGGCATTGAATGA
- a CDS encoding carbohydrate ABC transporter permease, producing MRTPSVRYRIFRIGNLVFLTLLSLTMILPFINVLAQSLSSSEAIMGGKVSFWPVAFTWINYEYVFGDAAFWRAFAVSVGVTLVGTLINLAATASLAYPVSRPEYKGRSLVVMFVLVTVVFSAPLIPNFILMKELHLVNNPLVLIVPGAINAFNFFVMRSFFSQLPGELIDAARIDGCGEFGIIWRIVIPLSKPAMASLGIFYAVGHWNAYSTALYYLNDPAWWPIQVTLKKLFESDDISVDPGSAVYSTLAHTSPEGIKMATIIIATLPIIIIYPFLQKHFVKGIMVGSVKS from the coding sequence ATGCGTACCCCCAGTGTCCGTTACCGTATATTTCGCATTGGAAATCTCGTTTTTCTTACGCTGCTCTCGTTGACGATGATTCTGCCTTTCATTAATGTACTGGCCCAGTCACTTAGCAGCTCGGAAGCGATCATGGGCGGAAAGGTTAGCTTCTGGCCTGTAGCTTTTACCTGGATCAATTACGAATATGTATTCGGCGATGCTGCCTTCTGGCGGGCCTTTGCGGTATCGGTTGGGGTAACGTTAGTGGGTACGCTAATCAATCTCGCCGCAACGGCATCACTCGCGTATCCCGTGTCCCGTCCAGAGTACAAGGGGCGCTCTCTTGTTGTCATGTTTGTCCTGGTGACCGTCGTATTCTCGGCGCCGCTCATTCCGAACTTTATCCTGATGAAGGAGTTGCATCTGGTCAACAATCCACTGGTGCTGATTGTGCCAGGAGCGATTAACGCCTTTAACTTTTTCGTCATGCGTTCGTTCTTCTCACAGCTACCGGGTGAACTGATCGATGCCGCCCGCATCGATGGCTGTGGGGAGTTTGGCATCATCTGGCGTATCGTTATTCCATTGTCCAAACCGGCCATGGCATCACTCGGCATTTTCTATGCGGTGGGCCACTGGAATGCGTATTCCACCGCGCTTTATTATCTGAACGATCCAGCCTGGTGGCCGATCCAGGTCACACTCAAGAAGCTGTTTGAGAGTGACGATATTTCCGTCGATCCGGGTTCTGCCGTCTATAGCACCCTTGCACATACATCGCCGGAAGGTATCAAAATGGCGACCATCATCATCGCCACCTTGCCAATCATTATCATTTACCCTTTCCTGCAAAAGCATTTTGTAAAAGGAATCATGGTCGGCTCCGTCAAATCTTAA
- a CDS encoding histidine kinase, which produces MMKRSLSIRLFFHFAIVITLSLSAIGLFTYTYASTEMNDQLADNIAQTMRNTAYQTDLYLQNYDRATYSILSNGSVKHFLDMSSEDSYAYYEYSRQIKRNVFPPVFMLYPQIKFLYVIGENGRVVLDDNQNSAGIPDIDAAQQYKELLAVTPANGESTLLTRSIRSGQNANVITIARRIRGVSSYTPNGVLAMEVNVLELDNIWGELDLGQGGYQYVMDQNGNVIYTPGDEEAQTVMSSSTVNRLMHMEAGSLEQNTDGTKRLFISELSAYSGWRFVASVPLSELQRPIATIRSATLWVGAGTLLAALVVAYRIGASQVEPIRVLMNGMRQTEKGIWNKVEMKERRDEIGVLIRSYNLMVSRLSDMIESVYESELRRQKSEIELQQEALERHRAEFQALQLQINPHFLYNTLETIKCYAVVQDSEEITQMVESMAHMLRYSIQTNLEEITVANELKHVLAYLSIMNHRMDRELEVEVIIAPDLLLEKMVRLTLQPLVENVLQHAFPRGMEPGHFIRIDARRLEDRFLVIVQDNGMGMSNIRLEKLRRRLELNRLAGEDTDDVYHRGGIGLMNVHRRIQLVFGETYGLMMESEEGLGTTITMALPADQHSKRI; this is translated from the coding sequence ATGATGAAGCGCAGCCTGTCGATCCGCCTGTTCTTTCATTTTGCCATCGTAATTACGTTGTCCCTGTCTGCCATTGGCTTGTTTACCTATACCTATGCCTCGACTGAGATGAACGATCAGCTGGCGGACAACATTGCCCAAACGATGCGTAATACGGCGTACCAGACCGATCTGTATTTGCAAAATTATGATCGCGCAACCTACTCCATCCTCTCAAATGGAAGTGTGAAGCACTTCCTCGATATGAGTTCGGAGGATAGTTATGCCTATTACGAGTATAGCCGTCAGATTAAAAGGAACGTGTTCCCGCCTGTTTTTATGTTATATCCACAGATCAAGTTTCTGTATGTTATCGGGGAGAACGGGAGGGTTGTCCTCGATGACAACCAGAATTCAGCGGGCATACCCGATATCGATGCTGCACAGCAGTATAAGGAGTTGCTTGCTGTAACCCCTGCGAATGGCGAATCGACTTTGCTTACCCGCAGTATTCGCAGTGGACAGAATGCAAACGTCATTACGATTGCGCGCCGGATCAGGGGCGTATCCTCCTATACACCAAACGGAGTGCTGGCGATGGAAGTGAATGTGCTGGAACTTGACAACATCTGGGGAGAACTCGATCTCGGTCAAGGGGGCTATCAGTATGTGATGGATCAGAACGGAAATGTTATCTACACTCCTGGGGACGAAGAGGCGCAGACCGTGATGTCGTCCAGCACCGTGAACAGGCTTATGCACATGGAGGCAGGGTCTCTGGAACAGAACACGGATGGCACCAAACGGCTGTTTATATCGGAGCTGTCTGCCTATTCGGGCTGGCGCTTTGTCGCTTCCGTGCCGCTGTCGGAGCTTCAAAGGCCGATTGCAACGATCCGCTCAGCCACATTATGGGTTGGTGCAGGGACCTTGCTCGCTGCGCTTGTTGTGGCCTACCGGATCGGAGCATCTCAAGTGGAACCCATTCGGGTGCTGATGAACGGAATGAGACAGACGGAGAAGGGAATCTGGAACAAGGTGGAGATGAAGGAAAGGCGCGATGAGATCGGAGTGCTGATCCGCAGCTATAATCTGATGGTCAGCCGTTTGTCGGACATGATTGAGAGTGTATATGAGTCGGAGTTGCGCCGCCAGAAGTCGGAAATTGAGCTACAGCAGGAAGCGTTGGAACGACACCGTGCGGAATTTCAGGCGCTCCAGTTGCAGATCAATCCGCATTTTCTCTACAACACATTGGAGACAATCAAATGTTATGCCGTCGTACAGGATTCCGAAGAAATTACGCAGATGGTGGAATCGATGGCTCATATGCTCCGTTATTCCATTCAGACCAATCTGGAGGAGATTACGGTTGCCAATGAGCTGAAGCATGTGCTGGCCTACCTTTCCATCATGAACCATCGTATGGATCGGGAGCTTGAAGTTGAGGTCATCATTGCACCGGATCTATTGTTGGAAAAAATGGTTCGTCTCACCCTCCAGCCCCTGGTGGAAAATGTGCTGCAACATGCATTTCCACGGGGCATGGAACCGGGTCATTTTATCCGCATCGATGCTCGGCGTCTGGAAGATCGATTTCTTGTCATCGTCCAGGATAATGGCATGGGCATGAGCAATATACGTCTGGAGAAGCTGCGTCGCCGTCTGGAATTGAACCGTCTGGCAGGTGAAGACACCGATGATGTTTATCATCGCGGGGGGATCGGACTTATGAATGTACATCGCCGGATTCAGCTTGTATTTGGAGAAACGTACGGCTTGATGATGGAGAGTGAGGAAGGCTTGGGAACGACCATTACGATGGCGCTTCCGGCGGACCAGCACAGCAAGCGAATTTAA
- a CDS encoding DUF4962 domain-containing protein: MEVKRKLAEKSLYQPISGPFHVDYAPDEHTVLAENPPRFTWMAAQQEDENAYLLQVSASPSFQEEETMTFAPIPYNFFTPGRVFKPGDYYWRYALLVDHPVQQQGSEYEAHVSQGKQGSEAEAHVSQGKQGSEAEGHASQGKQGEMSAWSEVRRFTVPVGLPETPLPSRAQRYDSTDMSHPRLWLGERGLNALADGVASDSTYCGWDAFMANSVEPWANREPIREPQPYPENKRVAVLWRQMYIDCQEVLYAIRHLSIAGRVLRDERLLDAAKTWLLHVAAWDTAGTTSRDYNDEAAFRVAAALAWGYDWLHDELNSEEQEVVRRSLLRRTEQVAQHVMVRSKIHHVPYDSHAVRSLSSVLVPCCMSLLHEEQQAAQWLDYAIDYYACLYSPWGGSDGGWAEGPMYWTTGMAYVTEAMNLLRNYAGIDFFRRPFFQRTGDFPFYVYPPDARRASFGDQSTLGDPVNLKTGYLVRQLAGVTGNRWYQWYFERVRQSDPRTEGAFYNYGWWDFNFDDLVYRHDYPQVEEESPVNIEPLKWFRDVGWVAMHHRMDDPDEHIMLLLKSSRYGSISHSHADQNSFTLHAFGEPLAADTGYYIAHGSSFHREWRRQTRSKNNLLIGGAGQYAENNKVLNMAATGQIEEAYWRDGDGYVRAVATDAYASTVPHVKRVVREIHYLQSSYFVMVDHIDLEKPDSIQWLFHALHPLQLKGQSFRLNGTKAGLEGTFVYASSGELALSQTDQFAEVDPAEYEGLDRHYHLSAETRPATSHTIVTLLVPYKIEEPKYVPYFIDDQDHGIHLYFTDNGVTKKIEVSKTY, translated from the coding sequence ATGGAAGTGAAGCGAAAACTTGCAGAAAAGTCCTTGTACCAACCCATCAGCGGGCCGTTCCATGTGGACTATGCGCCTGACGAGCATACCGTTCTGGCAGAGAATCCGCCAAGGTTTACCTGGATGGCGGCACAGCAGGAGGATGAGAATGCCTATCTGCTGCAAGTGTCGGCGAGCCCTTCTTTTCAGGAAGAAGAGACGATGACCTTTGCGCCGATTCCGTATAACTTTTTCACGCCAGGCCGGGTGTTTAAACCTGGGGATTATTATTGGCGATATGCGCTGCTTGTAGATCACCCAGTGCAGCAGCAAGGGAGCGAATACGAAGCGCATGTCTCACAGGGGAAGCAAGGGAGTGAAGCCGAAGCGCATGTCTCACAGGGGAAGCAAGGGAGTGAAGCCGAAGGGCATGCCTCGCAAGGGAAGCAAGGAGAAATGTCGGCTTGGAGTGAGGTGCGGCGGTTCACTGTGCCAGTGGGATTACCCGAGACACCGCTACCTTCTCGGGCGCAGCGATACGATTCCACAGACATGTCTCACCCCCGGCTGTGGCTTGGTGAGCGTGGGCTGAATGCACTTGCCGATGGTGTTGCGTCCGATTCCACGTATTGCGGCTGGGATGCGTTTATGGCAAATTCCGTGGAACCGTGGGCAAATCGTGAGCCCATTCGTGAACCGCAGCCTTACCCGGAGAACAAACGTGTCGCCGTACTCTGGAGGCAAATGTACATTGACTGTCAGGAAGTGTTATATGCGATTCGTCATCTGAGTATCGCTGGGCGGGTGCTGCGAGACGAACGGCTACTTGATGCGGCGAAAACCTGGCTGTTGCATGTGGCGGCCTGGGATACGGCGGGAACGACCTCCCGCGATTATAATGACGAGGCGGCCTTTCGGGTTGCCGCTGCGCTTGCTTGGGGTTATGACTGGTTGCATGATGAGTTGAACAGTGAAGAGCAGGAAGTGGTCAGGCGCAGTTTGCTTCGGCGGACAGAACAGGTAGCCCAGCATGTGATGGTCCGCTCGAAGATTCATCATGTGCCCTATGACAGCCATGCGGTGCGTTCATTGTCCTCCGTGCTTGTGCCCTGCTGTATGTCCTTGTTGCATGAGGAGCAGCAGGCTGCACAGTGGCTGGATTATGCAATCGATTATTATGCCTGTCTGTACTCCCCTTGGGGAGGAAGTGATGGAGGCTGGGCTGAAGGTCCAATGTATTGGACAACAGGCATGGCCTATGTGACCGAAGCGATGAATTTGCTGCGAAACTATGCGGGCATCGACTTTTTCCGTCGGCCATTTTTCCAGCGTACCGGGGATTTTCCTTTCTACGTCTATCCGCCTGATGCACGGCGCGCCAGCTTTGGGGACCAGTCTACGCTGGGTGACCCGGTAAACTTGAAAACAGGTTATCTTGTGCGCCAACTGGCGGGGGTTACAGGCAACCGCTGGTACCAGTGGTACTTTGAGCGTGTACGCCAATCCGATCCGAGGACAGAGGGAGCTTTTTATAACTACGGTTGGTGGGACTTTAACTTTGACGATCTGGTATACCGCCACGATTATCCCCAGGTGGAGGAAGAGTCGCCTGTGAACATCGAGCCGCTGAAGTGGTTCCGTGATGTGGGGTGGGTAGCCATGCATCATCGGATGGATGATCCGGATGAGCATATCATGCTGCTTCTCAAGTCAAGCCGTTATGGCTCGATCAGCCACAGTCATGCGGATCAGAACAGCTTTACTCTGCATGCATTCGGTGAGCCGCTCGCGGCGGATACAGGCTATTATATCGCGCACGGAAGTTCCTTTCACCGGGAATGGCGCAGGCAGACACGCTCCAAAAACAATCTGCTGATTGGCGGAGCAGGGCAGTATGCCGAGAACAACAAGGTGCTGAATATGGCCGCAACCGGACAGATCGAAGAGGCCTATTGGCGGGATGGTGATGGTTATGTACGCGCGGTAGCGACTGATGCCTATGCCAGCACCGTACCCCATGTGAAGCGTGTTGTACGGGAGATTCATTATCTGCAATCATCCTATTTCGTCATGGTGGACCACATTGACCTGGAGAAACCGGACAGCATTCAATGGCTGTTCCATGCGCTGCACCCGCTACAGTTGAAAGGGCAGAGCTTCCGCCTGAACGGTACTAAGGCGGGGCTTGAGGGGACATTTGTCTATGCTTCCTCCGGTGAGCTGGCGCTTAGCCAGACGGATCAATTTGCAGAGGTGGACCCGGCAGAGTACGAAGGGCTGGACCGACATTATCATCTGAGTGCGGAAACGCGGCCTGCCACAAGTCATACAATTGTAACGCTGCTTGTACCATATAAGATCGAGGAGCCGAAGTATGTCCCTTATTTCATCGATGACCAGGATCACGGCATCCATCTCTATTTTACCGACAACGGTGTAACAAAGAAGATCGAGGTATCCAAGACGTACTAG
- a CDS encoding extracellular solute-binding protein produces the protein MKKWMVTGMALLLAATVMAGCSTGSGAKSGENGGDGKTSFSMSLRTLAYTYVEKSPDINQDKWVKKLEDLTNTDLKIVLVPHKEYEQKMVQMFATNDIPDVVQGDGGVNGKEMAGSVEAGVFQPLDELLQQYGQDLLKAVPKEAWDQVTHDGQIYAIPEYLSNPSRRATWIRKDLLDQTGLPVPTTVEETMEVLRAFKKLGVENPYMGREDFKYADTFFGAYDVQQFLSMMEQQGDQIVPKFMDNENMQQALTVYKTMYEEGLINKEFATINSTVFKNTILSGKAGMWSMNANELIQWEKQIKASVPDAKIEIIPSPVGPDGKGGYYLYGPVTRAYFINKDAADPASIIRFFNWMVSDEAEKFFTYGTEGETYTEDNGVIAYTAPTDSAGVDEERYRQSFLWFVQDTTYNKGSLSLTEEGRKLMNIYDTVLAKEGRDGINFDPRLEAFVQNPEIAPNSDTPPQVLLTHMIKMVYGKEPISDWPKVVEEWKSKGGDQAIEEATQKFKDGEGISLPRR, from the coding sequence ATGAAAAAGTGGATGGTCACAGGCATGGCGCTATTGCTGGCGGCAACCGTCATGGCAGGATGCAGCACTGGAAGCGGGGCGAAATCTGGTGAGAATGGGGGAGACGGCAAGACGAGCTTCTCCATGTCACTACGAACGCTGGCGTATACGTATGTGGAGAAGTCACCCGACATCAACCAGGATAAATGGGTGAAAAAGCTGGAGGATCTGACCAATACCGATCTCAAAATTGTCCTGGTGCCTCATAAGGAATATGAGCAGAAAATGGTCCAAATGTTTGCCACCAATGATATTCCTGATGTGGTGCAGGGTGACGGCGGCGTCAACGGCAAGGAGATGGCCGGCTCAGTCGAAGCTGGGGTATTCCAGCCGCTGGATGAGCTGTTGCAGCAGTATGGGCAAGATTTGCTGAAAGCTGTGCCGAAGGAAGCCTGGGACCAGGTCACCCATGACGGCCAAATCTATGCCATCCCCGAATATCTATCCAATCCATCCCGCCGGGCAACCTGGATTCGTAAGGATCTGCTGGATCAAACCGGATTGCCGGTGCCTACCACGGTGGAGGAGACAATGGAAGTGCTGCGCGCCTTTAAAAAGCTTGGCGTGGAGAATCCATATATGGGGCGTGAAGATTTCAAATATGCAGATACCTTCTTTGGTGCCTATGATGTGCAACAGTTCCTCTCCATGATGGAGCAGCAGGGCGACCAGATTGTACCCAAGTTCATGGATAACGAGAATATGCAGCAAGCCCTGACGGTTTATAAGACAATGTACGAAGAAGGGCTGATTAACAAAGAGTTTGCGACCATCAATTCGACGGTATTCAAAAATACGATTCTCTCCGGTAAGGCGGGTATGTGGTCCATGAACGCCAACGAACTGATTCAATGGGAGAAGCAGATTAAAGCGTCGGTTCCCGATGCCAAAATCGAAATTATCCCTTCCCCTGTTGGCCCGGACGGTAAAGGTGGTTACTATCTGTACGGTCCGGTGACGCGTGCTTACTTTATTAATAAGGATGCGGCTGATCCGGCTTCCATTATCCGTTTCTTCAACTGGATGGTGTCTGACGAAGCGGAGAAGTTCTTCACGTACGGCACGGAAGGAGAGACCTATACAGAGGATAATGGTGTGATTGCATATACAGCTCCGACAGACTCTGCTGGCGTGGACGAGGAGCGTTACCGTCAATCCTTCTTATGGTTTGTACAGGACACAACATACAACAAAGGCTCCCTATCCCTGACTGAAGAAGGCAGAAAGTTGATGAATATCTATGATACGGTTTTAGCCAAAGAAGGTCGGGATGGCATCAACTTTGATCCGCGGTTGGAGGCTTTTGTACAGAATCCGGAGATTGCTCCCAATTCGGATACACCCCCTCAGGTATTGCTTACTCACATGATCAAGATGGTTTATGGTAAGGAGCCGATCTCCGATTGGCCGAAGGTAGTTGAGGAATGGAAATCCAAAGGTGGCGATCAGGCCATTGAGGAAGCCACTCAGAAATTCAAGGACGGGGAAGGCATATCTTTGCCGCGTCGCTAG
- a CDS encoding ABC transporter permease subunit: MGARLGDAGRYLWRYRILYLLSLPGILYFFLFKYVPLFGSVIAFQNYNIFKGITGSDWVGLEHFQKMFSHYDFLRILNNTLLLGLYDLVIAFPVPIVLAILLNEVRMIMFKRMLQTIVYMPHFLSWVVISGIFMGIFSMDAGVVNKALEFLGMQPVYFLGEDSYIRFILIGSGIWRDSGYGTIIFLAAIAGINPDLYEAAEVDGAGRLKQIWSITLPSLLPTIMILLLLHIGKFLDLGFERVFVFLNPLNLESGEILDTYIYKAGLLSQQYSYTTAIGLFKSVVGLMLILLGNFFSKKTTGESLY, encoded by the coding sequence CTGGGCGCTCGGCTCGGAGATGCGGGACGTTATCTGTGGCGATACCGGATACTATATCTGCTCTCCTTACCGGGTATCCTGTATTTTTTCCTCTTCAAATATGTACCTTTATTCGGTTCAGTGATTGCCTTTCAGAACTACAACATTTTTAAAGGTATCACCGGAAGTGATTGGGTAGGTCTGGAGCATTTCCAGAAGATGTTCAGCCATTATGATTTTTTAAGAATTCTCAATAACACACTTTTGCTTGGATTATATGATCTGGTGATTGCATTCCCGGTGCCAATTGTGCTGGCGATTCTGCTGAATGAAGTGCGGATGATTATGTTCAAGCGTATGCTGCAAACGATTGTATACATGCCTCACTTTCTGTCATGGGTTGTCATTAGCGGAATATTCATGGGTATTTTCTCAATGGATGCCGGTGTGGTTAACAAGGCACTCGAATTTCTGGGGATGCAGCCGGTCTACTTTCTTGGAGAAGACTCGTACATTCGCTTCATTCTGATCGGTTCGGGGATCTGGCGCGACTCCGGCTACGGCACGATTATTTTCCTGGCTGCCATTGCGGGCATCAATCCCGATCTGTATGAGGCGGCAGAGGTGGATGGAGCCGGACGTTTGAAGCAAATATGGTCTATTACTCTGCCATCCTTGCTGCCCACGATTATGATTCTGTTGCTGCTGCACATCGGGAAGTTCCTTGATCTGGGTTTTGAGCGTGTGTTTGTATTCCTGAATCCGCTTAATCTGGAATCTGGCGAGATTCTCGATACGTACATCTACAAAGCCGGACTTCTCTCACAGCAATACAGCTATACAACAGCCATCGGATTGTTCAAGTCGGTCGTGGGTTTAATGCTTATTCTACTCGGTAACTTCTTTAGCAAAAAAACAACCGGCGAAAGCCTGTATTAG
- a CDS encoding glucose 1-dehydrogenase, whose amino-acid sequence MNINLQNKIALVTGSSGGIGAAIAGALARCGAKVAVNGLHNMERAEEVVTAIRDAGGEAAAFQADVTDTDAIRAMVEEITPRFGGSIDLLVNNAGHLVERSPIETMSEELYSRIMDVNLKSTVFVSKAVIPGMKAAGGGRIINLTSVAAHNGGGPGAAIYAASKAAVMALTKGLAKELASGGITVNALSPGFIGQTAFHATFTSAEGRSSAVNSIPLGREGTPDDVAGAALYLCSDLGSFITGETLEINGGMYMR is encoded by the coding sequence ATGAATATCAATTTACAGAACAAAATCGCATTGGTAACAGGTTCCAGTGGAGGAATTGGTGCTGCTATTGCAGGAGCGTTGGCTCGTTGCGGGGCGAAGGTCGCTGTGAATGGTCTGCATAATATGGAGCGGGCGGAGGAAGTCGTGACTGCCATCCGGGATGCTGGTGGTGAAGCGGCGGCATTTCAGGCAGATGTGACGGATACGGATGCGATCAGAGCGATGGTTGAAGAGATTACACCCCGTTTCGGCGGTTCAATTGACCTGTTGGTTAACAACGCGGGACATCTGGTGGAGCGAAGCCCCATTGAAACGATGAGTGAGGAGCTGTACAGCCGGATTATGGATGTCAATCTGAAGAGCACCGTCTTTGTCTCCAAAGCAGTCATTCCTGGCATGAAGGCGGCTGGTGGCGGACGAATTATCAATCTGACCTCCGTAGCGGCCCATAATGGGGGCGGGCCGGGTGCAGCGATTTACGCAGCATCCAAGGCGGCTGTCATGGCGTTAACCAAAGGGCTTGCCAAAGAGCTTGCCTCTGGCGGGATTACGGTGAATGCGCTCTCCCCCGGCTTCATCGGACAAACGGCGTTCCATGCTACGTTCACCTCAGCAGAAGGTCGGTCTTCTGCGGTAAACAGCATCCCACTTGGACGGGAAGGAACTCCCGATGATGTCGCAGGAGCGGCGTTGTACCTGTGTTCCGACCTGGGTTCTTTTATAACCGGAGAGACGCTTGAAATCAATGGCGGCATGTATATGCGTTGA